In one window of Ruminococcus albus AD2013 DNA:
- a CDS encoding trans-sulfuration enzyme family protein — protein sequence MSDKNLEEMSFTTRAIHVGAEPDPASGAIEPSIYMANSFLLPYDPSTMNWSASEANIYTRNGGVNQGMLEKKVANLHGGEDCVVLASGVAALSALFFTKLKNGDHVIFSTVTYIATYRIFNELWCEKWGIETSIVDCTDIEKIKAAIKPNTKLIHFETPGNPTCCICDIEAIVKLAHENNIQVSVDNTFSSPYNTRPLEYGVDFVVESLTKYINGHGDSMGGAIITDHETCEAIRYQAQVNIGGCISPFNAWLIQRGAATFPLRMQVHNDNALAVAEWLEKQPCVSFVAYPGLKSFKGHELAVKQMKHGFGGVLSFGLKGEHDLYNRVVTHLNVFTSAVSLGNTGSLIVFLGEDDERMYLYPQEFHGGFYRVAIGIEDKNDLINDLRQAFKAEGLETVD from the coding sequence ATGAGTGACAAGAATCTTGAAGAAATGAGTTTTACCACCCGCGCTATCCACGTCGGCGCTGAGCCAGACCCCGCAAGCGGTGCTATCGAGCCTTCTATCTATATGGCAAACAGCTTCCTGCTGCCCTATGACCCTTCTACTATGAACTGGTCTGCATCAGAAGCTAATATATATACCAGAAACGGCGGCGTCAATCAGGGTATGCTGGAAAAGAAAGTCGCTAATCTCCACGGCGGTGAGGACTGCGTAGTTCTCGCAAGCGGTGTTGCAGCACTTTCCGCTCTGTTCTTCACAAAGCTCAAAAATGGCGACCACGTTATATTCTCCACTGTTACATATATCGCTACCTACCGTATCTTCAACGAACTCTGGTGCGAAAAGTGGGGCATCGAGACAAGCATAGTTGACTGCACTGACATCGAAAAGATAAAGGCTGCAATCAAGCCCAACACCAAGCTTATCCACTTCGAGACTCCCGGCAATCCTACCTGCTGTATCTGCGATATCGAAGCTATCGTAAAGCTGGCACACGAGAACAATATACAGGTATCCGTTGATAATACATTCTCTTCGCCTTACAATACCAGACCTCTGGAATACGGTGTTGATTTCGTTGTTGAGAGCCTTACAAAGTACATCAACGGCCACGGCGATTCCATGGGCGGCGCTATCATCACCGACCACGAGACCTGCGAAGCTATCCGCTATCAGGCACAGGTAAATATCGGCGGCTGCATCAGCCCCTTCAATGCATGGCTGATACAGAGAGGTGCTGCTACATTCCCTCTGCGTATGCAGGTGCATAACGACAACGCTCTGGCAGTAGCTGAATGGCTTGAAAAACAGCCCTGCGTAAGCTTCGTAGCATACCCCGGTCTGAAGAGCTTCAAGGGTCACGAGCTGGCAGTAAAGCAGATGAAGCACGGCTTCGGCGGCGTACTCAGCTTCGGTCTCAAGGGCGAGCACGACCTCTACAACAGAGTAGTTACTCACCTGAATGTATTCACATCAGCTGTATCACTGGGCAACACAGGCAGCCTGATAGTATTCCTCGGTGAGGACGACGAGAGAATGTACCTCTACCCACAGGAATTCCACGGCGGATTCTACCGTGTGGCTATCGGTATCGAGGACAAGAACGACCTCATCAACGACCTCAGACAGGCATTCAAGGCAGAGGGTCTTGAAACCGTAGACTGA
- a CDS encoding LysR family transcriptional regulator → MTLQQLKYVITIVNCGSLSEAAKQLYISQPSLSNAVKELEKELGIEIFRRTPRGMTLSSEGTEFLSYARQVVEQAELLEAHYSGDKKIKRICSISTQHYAFAVEAFVIMLSELDHESYEYTLRETRTGEIIEDVKDLNSEVGILFINDFNRKVILKLLKENNLVFHPLFRADPHVFISKEHPLAKEKQVTYEQLEDYPFVCFEQGQLNSFYFSEEICSTRTFKKQIHVSDRATLFNLLGGLNGYTISSGVLGSDINSGTITAVPLVTDEDMLLGWIENSRTGLSNAAKRYVDTLKKVIDSYGFILLDESSDISQ, encoded by the coding sequence ATGACATTACAGCAGCTTAAATATGTAATAACCATCGTGAACTGCGGCTCTCTCAGCGAAGCCGCAAAACAGCTGTATATCTCCCAGCCCAGCCTTTCAAACGCCGTAAAGGAGCTTGAAAAAGAGCTTGGCATCGAGATATTCCGCCGCACCCCAAGAGGTATGACACTGTCTTCCGAGGGCACCGAGTTTCTCAGCTATGCAAGACAGGTAGTCGAGCAGGCTGAACTCCTTGAAGCCCACTACTCGGGCGACAAAAAGATAAAAAGGATATGCTCCATATCCACCCAGCATTACGCCTTTGCAGTTGAAGCTTTCGTGATAATGCTCTCCGAGCTTGACCACGAATCCTATGAGTACACCCTCCGCGAGACCCGCACAGGCGAGATAATCGAAGATGTCAAAGACCTCAACAGCGAGGTGGGTATACTGTTCATCAACGACTTCAACCGCAAGGTGATACTCAAACTGCTGAAAGAGAACAATCTGGTCTTCCACCCCCTTTTCCGCGCCGACCCCCACGTTTTCATCAGTAAGGAACACCCCCTCGCAAAGGAAAAGCAGGTCACCTATGAACAGCTTGAAGACTACCCCTTTGTATGCTTCGAGCAGGGTCAGCTGAATTCCTTCTATTTCTCCGAAGAGATATGCAGTACCCGAACATTCAAAAAGCAGATACACGTAAGCGACCGCGCAACGCTGTTCAATCTCTTAGGCGGACTCAACGGCTATACCATATCCAGCGGCGTGCTGGGCAGTGATATCAACAGCGGCACCATAACCGCCGTTCCTCTCGTCACCGATGAAGATATGCTGTTGGGCTGGATAGAGAACAGCCGCACAGGACTTTCCAACGCCGCAAAACGCTATGTGGATACCCTGAAAAAGGTCATCGACAGCTATGGCTTCATCCTTCTCGACGAAAGCTCTGATATTTCGCAGTAA